The following proteins are encoded in a genomic region of Magnolia sinica isolate HGM2019 chromosome 1, MsV1, whole genome shotgun sequence:
- the LOC131249988 gene encoding uncharacterized protein LOC131249988: MQIQSATEAMMCRAFSITLSEATRNWYRQLKPRSINTFAELNRAFMTQFIVGKKSCKSSAHLLTLNQGSNESLKEFISRFNEETLQVDDYDEKMTLYALTSGLKEGKFLFSIGKSPPTTMSEFMSRAQKYMAARLLSTHPKRRSEKMKQKRHSKLARGGQMTTLSTEISANTVASTTITTTINTSDCVDLKEEIETLIRKGHLCQYLKEEKPTQKDSQSSRAEEETTEIWKIYGGPSGGGDSNRARKAYSRSSDPEHHVCSAERLRKELRVNPYNLTFTEDDARGIQHPHDDALVVAMTITNHKVIKHHLKTRLKKTKGNWANKLSSVLWANRTTTQSSTGETPFSLSYGSKAIVPVEVGLPIA, from the exons ATGCAGATTCAGTCGGCTACGGAGGCGATGATGTGCAGAGCCTTCTCGATAACCCTCTCTGAAGCAACCCGAAATTGGTACCGACAACTCAAGCCAAGGTCAATTAACACATTTGCTGAGCTCAACAGAGCATTCATGACACAATTCATCGTCGGCAAGAAGAGTTGTAAGTCGTCGGCTCACCTGCTTACCCTCAACCAGGGGAGCAATGAGTCACTGAAGGAGTTCATTTCTCGCTTTAACGAGGAAACTCTACAAGTAGACGATTACGACGAGAAGATGACCTTGTACGCCTTAACTAGTGGACTCAAAGAGGGAAAATTCCTCTTCTCCATAGGGAAGAGCCCACCGACCACTATGAGCGAATTCATGAGTCGAGCCCAGAAATACATGGCAGCCAGACTGCTGAGCACTCATCCAAAGAGAAGAAGCGAAAAGATGAAGCAGAAGCGCCATAGCAAGCTAGCAAGAGGAGGTCAGATGACG ACGCTGAGCACCGAGATAAGCGCAAATACTGTCGCTTCCACCACGATCACGACCACAATTAATACTAGTGATTGCGTCGACCTGAAGGAGGAGATAGAGACCCTCATTCGCAAGGGTCATTTGTGTCAGTATCTGAAAGAGGAGAAACCCACTCAAAAGGATAGTCAGTCAAGCAGGGCTGAAGAAGAAACTACAGAGATATGGAAGATCTACGGCGGACCGTCTGGAGGTGGTGACTCGAATAGGGCTCGGAAGGCATACTCTCGGAGCTCCGACCCTGAGCATCATGTCTGTTCAGCTGAAAGGCTGAGGAAAGAGCTTCGAGTAAACCCTTACAATCTAACCTTCACAGAGGATGATGCGCGCGGGATCCAACATCCTCATGACGACGCCCTGGTGGTGGCTATGACAATAACTAATCACAAGGTCATCAAACACCACCTCAAGACGAGGTTGAAGAAAACTAAAGGTAACTGGGCGAACAAGCTTTCATCCGTTCTTTGGGCTAACAGGACCACAACCCAGTCATCTACAGGGGAAACCCCCTTCTCACTGTCTTATGGCTCCAAGGCGATTGTTCCAGTCGAGGTCGGCCTCCCCATAGCGTAG
- the LOC131221286 gene encoding sister chromatid cohesion protein PDS5 homolog C-like, whose protein sequence is MGRKKVRPAGEEEEFLDQWSSNSVVSDDIGKGEVPVKIDSDKSAQTNVAGKADEKKSVGKRKSNPAGSSTNEMRDTKKRKRGADAKMAEAFFKLYKGPTSRLRQRKQSPSFRKVALGESDCDKIVGKRVKVFWPGSRRWFFGCVGSFDRKKMVHDILYDDGDKEQLKLMEERFELEVMPDEVFHGPVKLKPETEKKETGSDDGETGNEDLGEDVDAQPEKKHRKAKGNIGSKAGEKVKSKQSDGVDNEEVENMGVDMQVDVLPRKDEEKPIREECEDVVKPGDAGDGKEHGENEISKVQNETCETSDVVKVAKPENDAQNEKSGMQTGEKSRIENRGAADDEPKGYGLIEKNIPVGESNMDNPGLQELGDNHTEMNEGQVDLARQRTVLNGGSSTETEVFQLPLDDESKKGEGSADKKDRVKKGRGRPKVKK, encoded by the exons ATGGGGAGGAAGAAGGTGAGACCCGCGGGCGAGGAGGAGGAATTTCTAGACCAGTGGAGTAGTAATTCGGTGGTTTCGGACGACATTGGAAAGGGCGAAGTTCCCGTTAAGATTGACAGTGATAAATCCGCGCAAACTAATGTTGCTGGTAAGGCCGATGAGAAGAAATCAGTGGGAAAGAGAAAGAGCAATCCAGCAGGCAGCAGTACGAATGAAATGAGAGACACTAAGAAGCGGAAGAGGGGCGCGGATGCAAAGATGGCAGAGGCGTTCTTTAAATTGTACAAGGGACCCACATCAAGGCTTCGGCAGAGGAAGCAGAGTCCTTCCTTCCGGAAGGTTGCCTTGGGTGAGAGTGATTGTGACAAGATTGTTGGTAAGCGGGTGAAGGTGTTCTGGCCTGGGTCGAGGAGATGGTTTTTTGGGTGTGTCGGTTCATTCGACAGGAAGAAGATGGTCCATGACATTTTGTACGATGATGGTGATAAGGAACAGTTGAAGTTGATGGAAGAGCGGTTTGAGCTTGAGGTTATGCCTGATGAGGTTTTTCATGGGCCTGTCAAACTGAAGCCGGAGACAGAGAAGAAAGAAACGGGTTCTGATGATGGGGAGACTGGGAACGAGGATTTGGGTGAGGATGTTGATGCACAACCGGAGAAGAAACACAGGAAGGCAAAGGGAAATATAGGATCAAAGGCTGGAGAAAAGGTTAAATCAAAGCAGTCAGATGGGGTAGATAATGAGGAGGTGGAGAACATGGGTGTCGATATGCAGGTTGATGTGCTACCTAGAAAGGATGAGGAGAAGCCAATAAGAGAGGAATGTGAGGATGTCGTAAAACCTGGGGATGCTGGGGATGGAAAGGAACATGGTGAGAATGAAATTTCAAAGGTTCAGAATGAAACATGTGAAACATCTGATGTTGTAAAAGTTGCTAAACCTGAAAATGATGCTCAAAATGAGAAGTCGGGAATGCAAACAGGAGAGAAATCTCGAATTGAGAACAGGGGAGCTGCAGACGATGAGCCAAAAGGGTATGGATTGATAGAGAAAAATATCCCGGTAGGAGAATCAAACATGGACAATCCAGGTTTGCAGGAGCTGGGTGATAACCACACTGAGATGAATGAAGGTCAAGTTGACTTGGCGAGGCAGAGAACTGTCTTGAATGGAGGGTCAAGTACAGAAACTGAAGTTTTTCAGCTGCCATTGGATGATGAATCCAAGAAGGGTGAAGGTTCAGCTGATAAGAAGGATCGAGTTAAAAAGGGGCGAGGAAGGCCTAAAGTGAA GAAGTGA